Proteins from a genomic interval of Leptospira bandrabouensis:
- a CDS encoding PP2C family protein-serine/threonine phosphatase — MLGANGRSIIRKLKKILSEFVSSVLGSTDRFVMRHRILNGTLLAGIVAMGVGLSSEFFREGFEMGGLIALWMAFGFACVFYYLARFRHLFQILILPTFIISSLTAFLQIKYSGGIVSANVMLLAPILVLNMLILGNKYDWIAIVFFVCALFVVNYVQNIHPEWFYDYSSEKARSEDFLITGVSILFLLGLMLRTLNRSYEDAIGEVSRLKYQQDGDYYLTSLLTRPLSGIRIRSKSVLFQTYIKQKKSFQFKNREYELGGDICVADQIVLRGRSYCVFANGDAMGKSMQGAGGVLVFGTAFRALIERTHREGILSGYFPERWLHTALNDFNDIFEGFDGSMSMSLLLGLVDEENGFLYYINAEHPFPIRFREGKASFLSEKATNFKLGMQKDKALIETCWIRPGDTIIIGSDGRDDLSIGFDSKSNRVINMDHTSILTQVEESDGDIEKLGLRLQNIGELTDDLSLLSIRFQPQTTIDIKTRESGLEEPIRLIQRNNFPEALNLLKNYADSYAYDPAVWKLLYRVYRKLEKPIEAGKAAEIFSNNHPSGLQMILEGAIQYAKASLIDEAIDMAERIYSRKPDVIPVIKILVRLYKKSNRPERASEYEEEIHRLENDSLDS, encoded by the coding sequence ATGTTAGGAGCTAATGGTCGTTCCATCATCAGGAAATTAAAAAAGATTTTGTCTGAGTTTGTATCCTCTGTTTTGGGATCAACGGATCGTTTTGTGATGAGACACAGAATTTTGAATGGAACCCTCCTTGCTGGAATTGTCGCTATGGGAGTGGGCCTTTCTTCTGAATTTTTCCGCGAAGGTTTTGAGATGGGTGGGCTCATTGCTTTATGGATGGCATTTGGTTTTGCATGTGTCTTTTATTATTTAGCTAGGTTCCGCCATTTATTTCAGATCTTGATTTTACCTACCTTTATCATCAGTTCCTTAACTGCTTTTTTGCAGATCAAATACAGTGGTGGGATTGTCAGTGCGAATGTAATGTTACTTGCTCCGATCCTAGTATTAAACATGCTCATCCTCGGAAATAAATATGATTGGATCGCCATTGTATTTTTTGTATGCGCATTGTTTGTAGTTAATTACGTCCAAAACATCCATCCTGAATGGTTTTATGATTATTCTTCTGAAAAAGCAAGAAGTGAAGATTTTCTGATCACAGGTGTCTCTATATTATTTTTACTGGGACTGATGTTAAGAACTCTCAACAGGTCCTATGAAGATGCGATTGGTGAAGTGAGCCGATTGAAATACCAACAAGACGGAGATTATTATCTTACCTCTCTTCTCACACGTCCACTTTCTGGAATTCGTATTCGATCGAAATCCGTTTTGTTCCAAACTTACATCAAACAAAAAAAATCGTTCCAATTCAAAAATAGGGAATATGAATTGGGTGGGGATATTTGTGTCGCTGACCAAATTGTTCTTAGGGGACGTAGTTACTGTGTTTTTGCGAACGGAGATGCGATGGGAAAATCCATGCAAGGGGCAGGGGGTGTGCTTGTTTTTGGGACAGCATTCCGAGCACTCATTGAAAGGACCCATAGAGAAGGAATTCTTTCTGGATACTTCCCTGAACGTTGGTTACATACCGCTCTCAATGATTTCAACGATATATTTGAAGGATTTGATGGTTCTATGTCTATGTCATTGCTTCTTGGTTTGGTAGATGAGGAAAATGGTTTTTTATATTATATAAATGCAGAACACCCATTTCCCATTCGTTTTCGTGAAGGAAAGGCAAGTTTTTTATCGGAAAAAGCCACTAACTTTAAATTGGGAATGCAAAAGGATAAAGCTCTCATCGAAACTTGTTGGATTCGTCCAGGAGATACGATCATCATTGGATCTGATGGGCGTGATGATTTAAGTATAGGTTTTGATTCCAAATCCAATCGTGTGATTAATATGGATCACACTTCAATTTTAACTCAGGTGGAAGAAAGTGACGGAGATATTGAAAAACTAGGCCTTCGACTTCAAAATATTGGAGAACTGACGGATGATCTTTCCTTACTTAGCATTCGTTTCCAACCTCAAACTACAATCGATATAAAAACCAGAGAATCCGGTTTGGAAGAACCAATTCGCCTAATTCAAAGAAACAACTTCCCGGAAGCTCTAAATTTGTTGAAAAATTATGCAGATTCTTATGCATACGACCCTGCTGTGTGGAAATTATTGTACCGAGTATATCGAAAATTGGAAAAACCAATAGAAGCGGGCAAAGCGGCAGAAATATTTTCCAACAATCACCCTTCTGGTTTACAAATGATATTGGAAGGTGCAATCCAATATGCCAAAGCAAGTTTGATTGACGAAGCCATTGATATGGCAGAAAGGATTTATAGTCGTAAACCTGACGTAATTCCCGTGATCAAAATCCTCGTGAGACTTTATAAAAAGTCTAATCGACCTGAGAGGGCAAGCGAATATGAAGAAGAAATTCATCGTTTAGAAAATGATTCTCTAGACTCCTAA
- a CDS encoding SDR family NAD(P)-dependent oxidoreductase, producing the protein MKKNLEKHKKKIALITGGGGAIAEAIAIRLENEGYQLLLSDISLEKMSQVKEKLNGNPRFFVCDQTNPEEIQNLIHSIQKDYPEISVLINNAGYTKEGPFISQSIGDIQRQIWINLISPIHITHGILPLMLKRNEGAIVSIVSIGGIIALADSSLYSAGKFGLRGFLTALFEELKHTKIKVSGIYPTAVDTPMLLHEALNGGTALNWVNPVQSPDAVARAVIKGIKKGTLEIYVPYSDGLISRLVAVFPWLMGKLSPALLWIGKRNQQKWLKGKGITNTNTIH; encoded by the coding sequence ATGAAGAAGAACCTAGAGAAACATAAGAAAAAAATTGCCTTGATTACCGGCGGTGGCGGTGCCATTGCGGAAGCCATTGCAATTCGTTTGGAAAACGAAGGATACCAATTGCTGCTTTCCGATATCAGTTTAGAAAAAATGTCTCAGGTAAAAGAAAAACTAAATGGGAATCCTCGATTCTTTGTCTGCGATCAAACAAACCCAGAGGAAATTCAAAATCTAATTCACTCCATTCAGAAAGATTATCCAGAAATCAGTGTTTTAATCAACAATGCTGGATATACCAAAGAAGGTCCTTTTATTAGCCAATCCATCGGTGACATTCAAAGACAAATATGGATTAATTTAATCAGTCCCATTCATATTACACATGGAATCCTTCCACTGATGTTAAAACGAAATGAAGGTGCTATCGTATCCATTGTTTCGATTGGAGGAATTATTGCTTTAGCAGATTCTTCTCTTTACTCTGCGGGAAAATTTGGACTGCGCGGATTTTTGACCGCACTTTTCGAAGAGCTAAAACATACGAAAATTAAAGTATCAGGGATTTATCCGACAGCCGTGGATACTCCCATGCTCCTACATGAAGCTTTAAATGGTGGCACGGCACTTAATTGGGTGAATCCAGTACAATCTCCAGATGCAGTGGCTCGTGCAGTCATAAAGGGAATCAAAAAAGGGACATTGGAAATTTATGTTCCTTACTCGGATGGGCTTATCTCTAGGTTGGTTGCTGTTTTCCCTTGGCTTATGGGAAAACTGTCACCGGCACTTTTATGGATAGGAAAAAGGAACCAACAAAAATGGTTAAAAGGAAAAGGAATCACGAATACTAATACAATTCATTAA
- a CDS encoding flavin-containing monooxygenase — translation MDLVKNKQSGSTGTIDKSDTICIVGAGPAGLTMARSLLAKGIPFQVFEKHNDVGGIWDINNPGSPMYESAHFISSKYLSSYFDFPMPENYPDYPSNLQILKYHRDFAKTYNLYPLIQFNTSIKEIKEQDGCWIVETSSNEKYLFGGIVCASGITWSPNQPKLEGERNFTGKILHSVNYKSPTLFHGKRVLIVGAGNSGCDIACDAGANAEQAFISVRRGYHFIPKHILGQPADVFGDGAHWIPNWVSQFVFGRLLKYLVGDLTKLGLPAPDHKIFETHPIINDQLIHNLRHGDVIAKPDIEKLEGDSVVFKDGSKEKIDIIILATGYNWSIPYMDSKYFEWKNGRPDLYLTLFNRNFENLYALGYMETDGGAYKMFDEMANLIASYIEAKRKNHPTYLRFANLIKTDRPLLNGKIQYLNTGRHSVYVNQVAYKNYRSKIQKKMGWLELKPGQFNFLKSPIVSSGTENRLPTSGISQ, via the coding sequence ATGGATCTCGTAAAAAACAAACAATCTGGTTCTACTGGGACCATAGATAAATCGGATACAATTTGTATCGTGGGTGCCGGACCCGCAGGCCTAACAATGGCGAGGTCCCTATTAGCAAAAGGGATTCCTTTTCAAGTTTTTGAAAAACATAACGATGTTGGAGGAATTTGGGATATCAATAATCCAGGTTCTCCCATGTATGAAAGTGCTCACTTTATTTCTTCAAAGTATTTATCTAGTTATTTTGATTTCCCGATGCCTGAAAATTATCCAGACTATCCATCCAACCTACAAATTTTAAAATACCACCGAGATTTTGCAAAAACCTATAATCTCTACCCATTGATTCAATTTAACACTTCGATAAAAGAAATCAAAGAACAAGATGGATGTTGGATTGTTGAAACAAGTTCCAACGAAAAGTATTTGTTTGGCGGAATTGTTTGTGCCAGCGGAATCACATGGTCACCAAACCAACCAAAATTAGAGGGTGAAAGAAATTTTACAGGAAAAATATTACACAGTGTAAATTATAAATCTCCTACTCTTTTTCATGGAAAACGAGTGCTTATTGTAGGCGCAGGTAACTCAGGTTGTGATATAGCATGTGACGCAGGAGCCAACGCCGAACAAGCATTTATCAGCGTTAGACGGGGATATCATTTTATACCAAAACATATTTTGGGGCAACCGGCAGATGTTTTTGGAGATGGTGCGCATTGGATTCCCAATTGGGTCTCACAGTTTGTATTCGGTAGGTTATTAAAATATCTTGTTGGTGACCTAACGAAACTGGGATTACCAGCGCCTGACCATAAAATATTTGAAACTCACCCTATCATCAACGACCAGTTAATCCATAACTTAAGACATGGCGATGTGATTGCAAAACCGGATATAGAAAAACTTGAAGGTGATTCAGTTGTTTTTAAAGACGGATCCAAGGAAAAAATAGACATTATCATTCTTGCAACCGGATATAACTGGTCGATTCCGTATATGGATAGTAAATATTTCGAATGGAAAAATGGAAGACCTGACCTCTACTTAACTTTGTTTAATCGAAATTTCGAAAATTTATACGCTCTAGGTTATATGGAAACCGATGGTGGAGCCTACAAGATGTTTGATGAAATGGCAAATTTAATTGCATCCTACATTGAAGCAAAACGGAAGAATCATCCTACGTATCTTCGTTTTGCCAACCTAATCAAAACTGATAGGCCCTTATTAAATGGTAAAATTCAATACTTAAATACGGGACGCCATTCCGTGTATGTCAATCAAGTAGCCTATAAAAACTATAGATCTAAAATACAAAAGAAAATGGGTTGGTTAGAACTAAAACCTGGACAATTTAACTTTCTAAAATCCCCCATTGTTTCCTCTGGAACAGAAAATCGGTTACCTACATCAGGAATTTCCCAATGA
- a CDS encoding TetR/AcrR family transcriptional regulator, translating into MSLEFKIPVQTRSRDRVELILKTARELIGEKGIDAVSMREIAQTAGIQIGSLYQYFPGKSVLLLTIMNQYYDLLYDETKRILEPVRTTAELEVAAEIAFKQFITIFQKDPALANLWAGARAIPELVSEDNRDTYRNAELIVKTTLRCLPILKESEVRPFALYFSHTIGMIIRFVREIEVDHGKAVMKETLEILKLRLREFEKLAKEKSKQKKK; encoded by the coding sequence ATGAGTCTTGAGTTCAAAATCCCTGTCCAAACGAGAAGTCGCGACCGAGTCGAACTCATTTTAAAAACTGCTAGGGAATTGATCGGTGAAAAAGGAATCGATGCTGTGAGTATGCGTGAGATTGCGCAAACAGCAGGAATTCAAATTGGCTCTTTATACCAATACTTCCCAGGAAAAAGTGTATTATTGTTAACAATCATGAATCAATATTACGATTTATTGTATGATGAAACAAAAAGAATTTTAGAGCCAGTGCGAACCACTGCTGAATTAGAAGTTGCCGCTGAAATTGCTTTCAAACAATTTATAACAATTTTTCAAAAAGACCCGGCCCTTGCCAATCTTTGGGCAGGTGCTAGGGCCATTCCGGAATTAGTATCCGAGGACAATCGTGATACATATAGAAATGCGGAATTAATTGTAAAAACTACCTTACGTTGCCTACCTATCTTAAAAGAATCAGAAGTCAGACCATTTGCTTTGTATTTCAGTCACACCATTGGTATGATCATCAGGTTTGTTCGGGAAATTGAAGTGGATCATGGTAAAGCAGTTATGAAGGAAACTCTAGAGATTCTAAAATTAAGGCTAAGGGAGTTTGAAAAATTAGCAAAAGAAAAATCCAAACAAAAGAAGAAGTGA
- a CDS encoding ankyrin repeat domain-containing protein → MKKLIPLFLLWALVSCSSLPYTIEDRKFDKAKQMIEEGADVNQTSDCFHALTIAAMEGDEGLVKLLLDKGAKVDNRSKECDYTDRIGPFRMKFRWGARTALDRVANAKIAKLLLAKGANPNIAGYREYTFGPDYDTALWNAVRNADFELVKVLVEAGANPNVYNKSGKNSIWEMAEARKSQGKPEFLSYLQSKGMKKLEITDAKAKTTDGKILTKYKHIATGAVTEMPADIAKGVYENPKNYSALTINAADGAYYHYAEFVWAETGQNLYEWYLLRRKNTGTLK, encoded by the coding sequence ATGAAAAAACTCATTCCTCTATTTCTATTATGGGCACTCGTATCTTGTTCAAGTTTGCCCTACACAATCGAAGATCGTAAATTCGACAAAGCTAAACAAATGATTGAAGAAGGTGCCGATGTAAATCAAACGTCTGATTGTTTTCATGCGCTTACCATTGCTGCTATGGAAGGTGATGAAGGTCTCGTGAAACTTTTGTTAGATAAAGGTGCTAAGGTCGATAATCGCTCTAAAGAATGTGATTATACGGATCGAATTGGACCGTTCCGTATGAAATTTCGTTGGGGTGCAAGGACAGCCCTTGACCGAGTGGCCAATGCAAAAATTGCCAAACTACTTTTGGCAAAAGGGGCCAATCCAAACATTGCAGGATATCGTGAATATACTTTTGGCCCGGATTACGACACTGCTTTATGGAATGCGGTACGTAACGCTGATTTTGAGCTAGTAAAGGTTTTGGTAGAAGCCGGAGCTAACCCAAATGTATATAACAAGTCTGGCAAAAATAGCATTTGGGAAATGGCAGAAGCTAGAAAATCCCAAGGGAAACCAGAATTTCTTTCTTACCTACAATCCAAAGGAATGAAAAAACTTGAAATTACAGATGCCAAAGCCAAAACAACGGATGGCAAAATCCTTACTAAATACAAACACATTGCCACTGGAGCTGTCACGGAAATGCCAGCAGATATTGCAAAAGGTGTGTATGAAAATCCTAAAAATTATTCAGCACTAACAATAAACGCTGCCGATGGAGCTTACTACCATTATGCGGAATTTGTTTGGGCAGAAACGGGACAAAATTTATATGAGTGGTATTTACTCCGCAGAAAAAATACGGGCACTTTGAAATAA
- a CDS encoding CDP-alcohol phosphatidyltransferase family protein: MQIEEKKAKDLFQDRIFTLSNFLSVFRVLLLPFFFQSTYAYAHDPANLRAFSASIFYALAAVVSDYLDGLFARLLHQETTLGRYLDPVCDKLVTLGGLFVVTIHFDFPSWILIVYFIREILGVWLGGYLYLKRGLQGRPNWWGKFGVGIVAVSVIWYMSLPYFLQFGAPYSFLLHPVISAYVLLFVLTAGVVAYVVRYWNIVFHPEAIELDPENKKQAKKYQKI, encoded by the coding sequence ATGCAAATCGAAGAAAAAAAAGCCAAAGACCTTTTCCAGGATCGTATCTTTACCCTATCCAATTTTTTATCTGTATTTCGGGTGTTGTTACTCCCCTTTTTTTTCCAAAGCACTTATGCTTATGCACATGATCCAGCGAACTTACGCGCTTTTTCTGCATCGATCTTTTATGCATTGGCTGCCGTTGTGAGCGATTACCTCGATGGACTCTTTGCTCGTCTCCTCCACCAAGAAACGACTCTAGGTAGATACTTAGATCCAGTCTGTGATAAACTCGTTACCCTCGGTGGTCTCTTTGTGGTTACCATTCATTTTGATTTTCCGAGTTGGATTCTTATTGTATATTTTATCAGAGAGATCCTTGGTGTTTGGCTTGGAGGGTATTTGTATTTAAAACGTGGATTACAAGGTCGACCTAACTGGTGGGGAAAATTTGGTGTGGGAATTGTGGCAGTATCTGTGATTTGGTATATGTCATTACCTTACTTTTTACAGTTTGGTGCTCCTTATTCTTTTTTACTCCATCCTGTCATCTCCGCTTATGTTTTACTTTTTGTACTGACTGCAGGTGTTGTTGCCTACGTGGTTCGGTACTGGAATATTGTGTTTCATCCTGAAGCCATCGAATTAGATCCAGAAAACAAAAAACAAGCAAAGAAGTATCAAAAAATTTAA
- the fliG gene encoding flagellar motor switch protein FliG: protein MKPENSTSATPGVRKAALLLLSLGKERAADVLKHLDDTMLEAVILEMSKIRSISKEEREVILKEFHNTIEDLNETTSGGLSTAKSLLEHTVGAEKANVILKKIHKEETKNDFEFLNQVEPGVLQGMLGTESPQIIAVTLSHLDPKKAADVLKLFPKPEQAKIAVRLATTSKTHPDVIQNIARILKKRYEERDKQEYSEAGGAHVLANILNFMEKGAEETILSELEESSPDVADQVREKLYTFEDILSLDNKEMRILINRLADDTAISLAIRGAGDEIRKKFLNNMSQNRSEDILDALDMKPRVTLREINEARSKIVQVARVLEEENQILFKKEKEEYIE, encoded by the coding sequence ATGAAGCCTGAGAACAGTACATCCGCCACTCCTGGCGTAAGAAAAGCCGCCCTCCTCCTTTTATCCCTTGGCAAAGAAAGAGCAGCCGATGTTCTGAAACACCTGGATGATACAATGCTCGAAGCAGTGATTTTGGAAATGTCCAAAATCAGGTCCATCTCGAAAGAAGAAAGAGAAGTCATCTTAAAGGAATTTCATAATACCATTGAAGATTTGAATGAAACCACATCTGGTGGCCTCTCCACTGCCAAATCTCTTTTGGAACATACAGTGGGCGCTGAAAAAGCCAATGTGATCCTAAAAAAAATCCATAAAGAAGAAACTAAAAACGATTTTGAATTTTTAAACCAAGTGGAACCAGGAGTTTTACAGGGAATGCTTGGAACCGAGTCTCCTCAAATCATTGCTGTGACCTTATCGCATTTGGATCCAAAAAAGGCAGCCGATGTTTTGAAACTCTTTCCAAAACCAGAACAGGCAAAAATTGCCGTAAGACTCGCCACCACATCCAAAACCCATCCCGATGTGATCCAAAACATCGCAAGGATCCTCAAAAAACGCTACGAAGAAAGGGACAAACAGGAATACTCCGAAGCTGGTGGAGCTCATGTCCTTGCGAACATTTTGAACTTTATGGAAAAAGGGGCAGAGGAAACGATTCTATCAGAACTCGAAGAATCTTCTCCCGATGTGGCCGACCAAGTTCGCGAAAAACTTTATACCTTTGAAGACATTCTTTCATTGGATAACAAAGAAATGCGAATCCTCATCAATCGTTTGGCTGATGATACGGCCATCTCTCTTGCCATCCGTGGTGCCGGAGATGAAATCAGGAAAAAATTCCTAAACAATATGAGCCAAAACAGGTCAGAAGATATTTTAGATGCCCTGGACATGAAACCACGAGTCACCTTACGAGAGATAAACGAAGCAAGAAGTAAAATTGTGCAAGTGGCAAGAGTTTTAGAAGAAGAAAATCAAATTCTATTCAAAAAAGAAAAAGAAGAATATATTGAGTGA
- a CDS encoding pyruvate dehydrogenase complex dihydrolipoamide acetyltransferase — protein MAKIQEMTQLSPTMEEGTIVKWLKKEGDSVSPGDIIAEVETDKAVMEMEAFESGVLLKILHTEGAKLKVGQALAVIGKPGEDISSLLAGIPKNEPNQTKVETAHSKETQTSQPSVSVSTPPLPSSNKSETKQTSINSVTAVAAVTSGTSVSSVAEFIEANRGGLRVLASPLAKSIAIEHGVDLHTVIGTGPEGRITKKDVLNTLSQGSRSTQFASKGTTRADEVVTLNGMRKTIAKRLTESKQNLPHFYLNVDVNAKAMESFRSELLEFQKHLEPELQVKVSLNDIIVKATAAALRLHPKVNASFLGDSILQFGRVDVGIAVSLDGGLLTPVIRGADGKSILEISKEVKELAKRARERKLKPEEFSNGTFTISNLGMYGISRFTAIINEPESGILAVGSVEDKPVVENGAVVAGRVLSLTLSCDHRVIDGAVGAEFLRTLKSLLEQPSLMAGVI, from the coding sequence ATGGCAAAAATTCAAGAAATGACCCAACTTTCCCCTACGATGGAAGAAGGAACCATTGTGAAATGGTTAAAAAAAGAAGGAGATTCCGTCTCTCCCGGTGATATCATCGCCGAAGTGGAAACAGACAAAGCCGTAATGGAAATGGAAGCCTTTGAATCGGGTGTACTTTTAAAAATCCTACATACCGAAGGAGCCAAATTAAAAGTGGGACAGGCTTTGGCAGTCATTGGAAAACCAGGCGAAGACATATCTTCTCTACTCGCAGGTATCCCGAAAAATGAACCTAACCAAACAAAGGTGGAAACGGCACACTCCAAGGAAACCCAAACGAGCCAACCTTCCGTTTCGGTATCCACTCCACCTTTACCATCTTCTAATAAATCAGAAACAAAACAAACCTCGATAAACTCGGTTACCGCGGTTGCCGCGGTTACCTCAGGTACATCGGTTTCCTCGGTTGCTGAGTTCATCGAGGCAAACCGAGGAGGACTTCGTGTTCTTGCTTCTCCTCTAGCCAAATCAATTGCCATTGAACACGGAGTTGATTTGCATACCGTGATCGGAACAGGGCCAGAGGGAAGGATTACTAAAAAAGATGTTTTGAATACTTTAAGCCAAGGGTCTCGTTCAACTCAATTTGCGAGTAAAGGCACAACGCGCGCAGATGAAGTTGTGACTTTGAATGGAATGCGAAAAACCATAGCAAAACGTCTGACCGAATCCAAACAAAATCTCCCCCACTTCTATTTGAATGTGGATGTAAATGCAAAAGCGATGGAATCTTTTCGATCAGAGCTTTTGGAATTTCAAAAACATCTAGAACCAGAATTACAAGTCAAAGTCAGTTTAAACGATATCATCGTCAAAGCCACTGCTGCCGCCCTAAGGCTTCATCCCAAAGTCAATGCCAGTTTCCTAGGAGATTCTATTTTACAATTTGGTCGAGTGGATGTAGGAATTGCAGTTTCTCTGGATGGAGGTCTTTTAACACCCGTTATCCGTGGTGCAGATGGGAAATCCATTTTAGAAATTTCGAAAGAGGTGAAGGAACTAGCAAAACGTGCCCGAGAACGAAAACTTAAACCAGAAGAATTTTCGAATGGAACCTTTACCATTTCTAATCTAGGAATGTATGGAATCAGTCGGTTCACAGCCATCATCAACGAACCAGAAAGTGGGATCTTAGCTGTTGGTTCTGTGGAAGACAAACCTGTTGTGGAAAACGGGGCCGTGGTAGCTGGCCGGGTTTTGTCTTTGACCCTTTCCTGCGACCACCGAGTAATCGATGGTGCTGTCGGGGCCGAATTCTTAAGGACTCTCAAGAGTCTTTTAGAACAACCGAGCCTTATGGCCGGTGTGATCTGA
- a CDS encoding pyruvate dehydrogenase complex E1 component subunit beta — protein sequence MAILTYREALNRAMTEEMEKDPSIYLMGEEVGHYQGAYKVSQGMLDKFGEERVIDTPISENGFAGIGVGSAMVGLRPIIEFMTWNFSLVAIDQIINSAAKMNYMSGGQFPMPIVFRGAGGAGGRLGAQHSQAFESWYAHCPGLKVVCPATPKDAYGLLKSSIRDNNPTIFIESEVLYGSKGEVPEQEYTIPLGLGEIKRKGTDITLVTWSRALGFAEEAAAILEKEGISVEIVDLRSLRPLDENLIYESVKKTNRAVVVEEGWPVAGFGAQIAYLIQKNAFAYLDHPVERVTQMDVPMSYAANLERMSLPNATRVADTIREMLQ from the coding sequence ATGGCCATCCTCACTTACAGAGAAGCACTAAACCGGGCCATGACAGAAGAGATGGAAAAAGATCCGTCCATCTATTTAATGGGAGAAGAAGTCGGACATTACCAAGGAGCTTATAAAGTTTCCCAAGGAATGTTAGATAAATTTGGGGAAGAAAGAGTGATCGACACCCCTATTTCCGAAAATGGATTTGCGGGGATTGGAGTGGGTTCGGCGATGGTGGGCTTACGTCCCATCATTGAATTTATGACTTGGAACTTTTCCCTTGTTGCCATTGACCAAATCATCAACTCCGCTGCCAAAATGAATTATATGAGTGGGGGCCAATTCCCCATGCCGATTGTCTTTCGTGGTGCCGGTGGTGCGGGAGGAAGACTTGGGGCCCAACACTCCCAGGCCTTCGAATCTTGGTATGCCCATTGCCCAGGCCTTAAAGTAGTTTGTCCTGCCACACCAAAAGATGCTTACGGCCTACTCAAATCTTCCATCAGAGACAATAACCCCACCATCTTTATCGAATCAGAAGTGTTATACGGATCCAAAGGAGAAGTTCCCGAACAGGAATACACCATCCCTTTAGGTCTTGGTGAAATCAAAAGAAAAGGTACAGACATTACCCTTGTAACTTGGTCAAGAGCCCTCGGGTTTGCTGAAGAAGCGGCGGCCATTTTAGAAAAAGAAGGTATCTCTGTAGAAATTGTGGATCTTCGCAGTTTACGTCCGTTAGATGAAAATCTCATTTATGAATCCGTAAAAAAAACAAACAGAGCCGTCGTCGTGGAAGAAGGATGGCCAGTTGCCGGATTTGGAGCTCAAATTGCTTATCTTATCCAAAAAAATGCCTTCGCTTACCTTGACCACCCCGTGGAACGAGTGACACAAATGGATGTGCCTATGTCTTATGCTGCCAACTTAGAAAGAATGAGTTTGCCAAACGCAACAAGAGTTGCCGATACCATCCGAGAGATGTTACAGTAG
- the pdhA gene encoding pyruvate dehydrogenase (acetyl-transferring) E1 component subunit alpha, protein MVSSIPKDSQSVSELKEFYRQMVLIRKFEEAAAKAYSVGKIGGFLHLYIGQEAVGVGSIAALTPKDYIVSTYRDHGHALARGLNPKPLMAELFGKGTGISKGNGGSMHFFDRNAHFMGGHGIVGGHISLAAGIAFASKFKKEDSVTICFFGEGAANIGSFHEGLNLAAIWKLPVVFICENNHYAMGTPEYRALAVKDVSVRAYAYDMARDHIEGDEVRKVRDHVQVAVERARRGEGPTLIEVSTYRFRGHSMSDPAKYRTKEELEAYKKKDPLMRARQELELGGIKTEELDKMDLEIQNQIDEAYQFAETSPEPPLSQLHKYVYAEDK, encoded by the coding sequence TTGGTTTCTTCTATCCCAAAAGACTCACAATCTGTGAGCGAGTTGAAAGAGTTCTACAGACAAATGGTACTTATACGAAAGTTTGAGGAAGCCGCTGCCAAAGCCTATAGCGTAGGAAAGATTGGTGGTTTTTTACATTTGTACATCGGCCAAGAGGCAGTGGGAGTTGGTTCCATTGCGGCCCTCACCCCAAAGGACTATATTGTTTCGACATATAGAGACCATGGCCATGCTTTGGCAAGGGGCTTAAATCCCAAACCATTGATGGCAGAGTTATTTGGAAAAGGCACAGGTATTTCAAAAGGTAACGGCGGTTCAATGCACTTTTTTGATCGTAACGCACACTTTATGGGCGGGCACGGAATTGTGGGTGGGCATATCTCTCTTGCCGCAGGGATTGCATTTGCCTCTAAATTTAAAAAAGAAGATTCTGTGACGATTTGTTTTTTTGGAGAAGGAGCTGCCAATATCGGATCCTTTCATGAGGGTTTGAACCTCGCTGCCATTTGGAAACTCCCCGTAGTATTTATTTGTGAGAACAACCATTATGCGATGGGAACTCCTGAATACCGTGCTCTTGCTGTCAAAGATGTATCTGTGAGAGCATATGCTTACGATATGGCTCGCGATCATATCGAAGGTGATGAAGTGAGAAAGGTAAGAGACCATGTTCAAGTGGCAGTCGAAAGGGCACGTCGCGGCGAAGGACCAACTCTCATCGAAGTTTCTACATACCGTTTCCGGGGCCATTCCATGTCGGATCCTGCTAAATATAGAACGAAAGAAGAATTAGAAGCCTATAAAAAGAAAGACCCTCTGATGCGTGCAAGACAGGAACTAGAGTTAGGTGGGATTAAAACAGAAGAATTAGACAAAATGGATTTAGAAATCCAAAACCAAATTGATGAGGCTTACCAATTTGCGGAAACTTCACCTGAACCTCCCCTTTCCCAACTACACAAGTATGTGTATGCGGAGGATAAATAA